The following are from one region of the Pseudazoarcus pumilus genome:
- a CDS encoding DUF1804 family protein, with protein MAHDADTRRKVRAGFVFDQLGLEVAALKHGVPVATARRWKAEARRAGDDWDKARGAQMIAGGGIEDVVRQTLAVVVQQVQATVEAIQAAPDMDPAVKVQMLASLADAYHKLMAVSKRLMPETDKFAIAMDVVRRLGEFTAKRKPALAADFVELLEAFGEELAKAYG; from the coding sequence ATGGCCCATGACGCCGACACCCGTCGCAAGGTGCGCGCAGGCTTCGTGTTCGACCAGCTGGGGCTCGAAGTAGCCGCCCTCAAGCACGGCGTGCCGGTGGCCACCGCCCGCCGCTGGAAGGCCGAGGCCCGGCGTGCCGGTGACGACTGGGACAAGGCGCGCGGCGCGCAGATGATCGCCGGCGGGGGCATCGAGGACGTGGTGCGCCAGACGCTGGCGGTGGTAGTTCAGCAGGTGCAGGCCACCGTCGAAGCCATCCAGGCCGCGCCCGACATGGACCCCGCCGTGAAGGTGCAGATGCTCGCCAGCCTGGCCGACGCGTACCACAAGCTCATGGCCGTCTCTAAGCGGCTGATGCCTGAGACCGACAAGTTCGCCATCGCGATGGACGTGGTACGCCGCTTGGGCGAGTTCACCGCCAAGCGCAAGCCCGCGCTGGCCGCCGATTTCGTGGAACTGCTGGAGGCGTTCGGCGAAGAGCTGGCGAAGGCGTATGGGTGA
- a CDS encoding phage protein GemA/Gp16 family protein, producing MAAHAPESVRIAARRRAIFAACRAAGIDDAMRRDIVRRVADRTSLTECSLVELGAVLNYLNQTQQGYAGRRRVTPAKDRAPLLGKIDALLAELHRVTGEPHTLKYADAIARRNGWAENIDFADATALHKIIGALNRTLQYKIAGD from the coding sequence ATGGCCGCACATGCTCCCGAGTCCGTTCGCATCGCCGCGCGCCGCCGCGCCATCTTCGCCGCCTGCCGCGCCGCCGGCATCGACGACGCCATGCGGCGCGACATCGTGCGCCGTGTCGCCGACCGTACCAGCCTCACCGAGTGCAGCCTGGTCGAACTGGGCGCCGTGCTGAACTACCTCAACCAGACCCAGCAAGGCTACGCCGGACGCCGCCGCGTCACGCCCGCCAAGGATCGCGCCCCGCTGCTCGGCAAGATCGACGCGCTGTTGGCCGAACTGCACCGCGTCACCGGCGAACCCCACACCCTCAAGTACGCCGACGCCATCGCGCGTCGCAATGGCTGGGCCGAGAACATCGACTTCGCCGACGCCACCGCACTGCACAAGATCATCGGCGCGCTCAACCGCACCCTGCAATACAAGATCGCCGGCGACTGA
- a CDS encoding DUF2335 domain-containing protein — translation MTKATWSGPLPPPECLERFDAIAPGAAERILKMAEDEQAHRLRCESEALTENIQTARVERIIDTRGQWLGAGLSLAAVVGAVWLALATGAVMVPLALLGLPLMGVARALIIRKGKRE, via the coding sequence GTGACCAAGGCGACTTGGTCAGGCCCTTTGCCGCCGCCAGAGTGTCTTGAGCGATTCGATGCAATTGCTCCGGGCGCCGCCGAGCGCATTCTCAAGATGGCGGAGGATGAGCAGGCGCACAGGTTGAGATGCGAAAGTGAAGCCTTAACAGAGAATATCCAGACGGCCCGCGTCGAACGAATCATCGATACGCGAGGCCAGTGGTTGGGGGCTGGCCTTTCCCTCGCTGCAGTCGTTGGAGCGGTTTGGCTGGCTCTTGCTACCGGCGCGGTAATGGTCCCGCTCGCTCTACTGGGCCTCCCCTTGATGGGCGTGGCACGCGCGTTGATTATCCGCAAAGGGAAGCGGGAGTAG
- a CDS encoding DUF1353 domain-containing protein, whose translation MKQTPVELPEHCPATEAFSELDLTPLRPGWWRVNKEFRYRAACCFLIPFVDVPAGFECDLDSVPRLPLAYWLAKGRTIKGAVAHDWLYKSGRLSEGGAKVGRRMADRIFLAAMRDEGVHWRHRWPIWLMVRLFGWRGWYRYRRAEGRA comes from the coding sequence ATGAAGCAGACGCCCGTCGAACTGCCCGAACACTGCCCAGCCACGGAAGCATTCTCGGAGCTGGATCTGACGCCCCTGCGCCCGGGCTGGTGGCGGGTCAACAAGGAATTCCGTTACCGCGCGGCCTGCTGCTTCCTCATCCCGTTTGTGGACGTGCCCGCCGGCTTCGAGTGCGATCTCGACAGCGTGCCGCGCCTGCCTCTGGCCTACTGGCTGGCCAAGGGCCGCACGATCAAGGGCGCCGTCGCGCATGACTGGCTGTACAAGTCCGGACGTCTGAGCGAAGGCGGTGCAAAGGTCGGCCGGCGCATGGCCGACCGCATCTTCCTCGCCGCGATGCGCGACGAGGGTGTGCACTGGCGCCACCGCTGGCCCATCTGGTTGATGGTGCGCCTGTTCGGCTGGCGTGGGTGGTATCGCTACCGCCGCGCGGAGGGCCGCGCGTGA
- a CDS encoding HU family DNA-binding protein, with protein MGHITEPAGTEKAKDRQGSRQKGRREPAPLIHQENRNMNKTELIERVAARTALSKARVAEVLDAQRDVLVEALHEEGEAVLPGLGKIKAAPRAARTARNPRTGDPVQIPERIAARFSAGKALVDALNL; from the coding sequence GTGGGGCACATAACGGAACCAGCGGGCACGGAGAAAGCAAAGGACCGCCAAGGCTCGCGCCAAAAAGGTCGCCGGGAACCCGCACCCCTCATTCACCAGGAGAACCGCAACATGAACAAAACCGAACTGATCGAACGTGTCGCCGCGCGCACCGCGCTGTCGAAGGCCCGGGTCGCGGAAGTGCTCGACGCCCAGCGCGATGTGCTCGTCGAAGCCCTGCACGAGGAGGGCGAAGCCGTGCTGCCGGGCCTCGGCAAGATCAAGGCCGCGCCGCGCGCCGCGCGCACCGCGCGCAACCCGCGCACCGGCGATCCGGTGCAGATCCCCGAGCGCATCGCCGCCCGCTTCAGCGCCGGCAAGGCGCTGGTCGACGCACTCAACCTCTGA
- a CDS encoding helix-turn-helix domain-containing protein — MNAPAVVSADLPDRILAAIGRASSQHPVRADEVRAKLDVGAAEFEPALEALAAECRINTAQIQRRGDAAPWLAIWPTGVQLPSAGWTGKSHRALFVRQAPIVPALRAASAPRTRATAPTPKQEEPAMHKHKRGEMSARALAVLRAAGEPLTVAEVAERIDSSVENTRQLIYRLVDKGQVEKVGERQGLGGSAHCFRATEALPEETPAPPPQVVQPAAETAPDKAPATEATERVTSRLQFSLWDDGRLCIHDADQIIQIFPDDTARLARLLGVPAHTDYPLKGA, encoded by the coding sequence ATGAACGCGCCCGCGGTGGTTTCGGCCGATCTGCCCGACCGCATCCTCGCCGCCATCGGCCGCGCCAGCAGCCAGCACCCAGTGCGCGCGGACGAGGTACGCGCAAAGCTCGACGTGGGCGCGGCCGAGTTCGAGCCCGCCCTCGAGGCGCTCGCGGCCGAGTGCCGCATCAACACCGCGCAGATCCAGCGCCGTGGCGATGCCGCCCCGTGGCTGGCCATCTGGCCCACCGGCGTGCAACTGCCCAGCGCCGGCTGGACGGGCAAGAGCCACCGCGCGCTGTTCGTGCGCCAAGCGCCCATCGTGCCGGCGCTGCGCGCGGCCAGCGCACCGCGCACGCGCGCGACCGCGCCCACCCCGAAACAGGAGGAACCCGCAATGCACAAGCACAAACGTGGCGAAATGTCCGCGCGAGCGCTCGCCGTGCTTCGCGCCGCCGGCGAGCCGCTCACCGTGGCCGAAGTCGCCGAGCGAATCGACAGCAGCGTGGAGAACACACGCCAGCTCATCTATCGCCTGGTCGACAAGGGCCAGGTCGAGAAAGTCGGCGAGCGCCAGGGCCTCGGCGGCAGCGCGCATTGTTTCCGCGCCACCGAAGCGCTGCCGGAAGAGACGCCAGCACCACCACCGCAAGTCGTCCAACCCGCTGCCGAAACCGCGCCAGACAAGGCACCGGCAACCGAGGCCACTGAACGAGTCACTTCGCGCCTGCAGTTTTCCCTGTGGGACGACGGCCGGCTGTGCATTCACGACGCCGACCAGATCATCCAGATCTTCCCCGACGACACCGCTCGCCTGGCGCGCTTGCTGGGCGTGCCGGCGCACACCGATTACCCCCTCAAAGGAGCCTGA
- a CDS encoding D-Ala-D-Ala carboxypeptidase family metallohydrolase produces MGVVTDWGKYPNFSEAEFRCRHTGQCAMQAEFMDRLQAIRTEYGRPLRITSGYRHPSHPVEARKGHATGEHTLGMCADIGVQGADAVDLIRIALAHGITRIGVQQKGSARFLHLGIGGPGLAAPAIWSY; encoded by the coding sequence ATGGGCGTCGTCACCGACTGGGGCAAATACCCCAACTTCTCCGAAGCCGAATTCCGCTGCCGCCACACCGGGCAGTGCGCCATGCAGGCCGAGTTCATGGACCGCTTGCAGGCCATCCGTACCGAGTACGGGCGGCCCCTGCGCATCACCAGCGGTTACCGCCACCCCAGCCACCCGGTGGAGGCGCGCAAGGGCCACGCCACCGGCGAGCACACGCTGGGCATGTGCGCCGACATCGGCGTGCAAGGCGCCGACGCCGTCGATCTGATCCGCATCGCGCTGGCCCACGGCATCACGCGCATCGGCGTGCAGCAGAAGGGGAGCGCCCGCTTCCTGCATCTGGGTATCGGCGGCCCTGGCCTGGCGGCGCCCGCCATCTGGAGCTACTGA
- the terL gene encoding phage terminase large subunit: MTTNTRKSFLAELAQLAASFRARIEAEVTGFDPDPAARAERRQSAWNDFDTFVGTYFPHYVRSPHKSVLHRYLFTRLPEIVASDRSETDAIAAPRGEAKSTLVSQLFVLWCIVTGRKRYPVVVMDSIDQAYPMLEAIKAELAFNPRLMMDFPEACGQGRVWQAGTIVTANDVKVQVAGSGKKLRGLRHGPYRPDLAVLDDIENDEQVRNPEQRDKLQAWLSKTVLPLGGAGAKFDVVYIGTILHYDSVLSRTLANRMWRTARFKALIRWPERMDLWERWEETLRNEGEDAADAFYWAHAAGMEAGAEVSWAARPLLTLMKIRARDGHDTFDSEYQNDPVAGDNAPFANIIQFWVNRLTEWVFFGACDPSLGKAGASRDPSALLVGGFNRQTGILDVVEAAIKKRLPDRIIEDVIAYQAEYRCLLWVIETVQFQAFLYSELVKRAAARGIPVPARGVTPITDKLLRIESLQPHVKNGLIRLHPGQTTLIDQLRHFPKADHDDGPDALQMLWMASTSMGNTTEGFQSLRRHAGRSDAFDDMDGFESRRMF, translated from the coding sequence ATGACTACCAACACTCGAAAATCGTTCCTCGCCGAACTCGCCCAACTCGCCGCCTCCTTCCGCGCGCGCATCGAGGCCGAGGTCACCGGCTTCGACCCGGACCCGGCCGCGCGTGCCGAGCGCAGGCAGAGCGCCTGGAACGACTTCGACACCTTCGTCGGCACCTACTTCCCGCACTACGTGCGCAGTCCGCACAAGAGCGTGCTGCACCGGTACCTGTTCACGCGCCTGCCCGAAATCGTGGCGTCCGACCGCAGCGAGACCGACGCCATCGCGGCCCCACGCGGCGAGGCCAAGTCCACGCTGGTCTCGCAGCTCTTCGTGCTGTGGTGCATCGTCACCGGCCGCAAGCGATACCCGGTGGTGGTCATGGACAGCATCGACCAGGCCTACCCGATGCTCGAGGCGATCAAGGCGGAGCTGGCCTTCAACCCGCGCCTGATGATGGACTTCCCCGAGGCCTGCGGGCAGGGGCGCGTGTGGCAGGCCGGTACCATCGTCACCGCCAACGACGTCAAGGTGCAGGTGGCCGGCTCCGGCAAGAAGCTGCGCGGCCTGCGCCACGGCCCCTACCGGCCCGATCTGGCCGTGCTCGACGACATCGAGAACGACGAGCAGGTGCGCAACCCCGAGCAGCGCGACAAGCTGCAGGCGTGGCTGTCGAAGACGGTGCTGCCGCTGGGCGGCGCCGGTGCCAAGTTCGACGTGGTCTATATCGGCACCATCCTGCACTACGACTCGGTGCTCTCGCGCACGCTGGCCAACCGGATGTGGCGCACGGCACGCTTCAAGGCGCTGATCCGCTGGCCCGAGCGCATGGACCTGTGGGAGCGCTGGGAGGAAACCCTGCGCAACGAGGGCGAAGACGCGGCCGATGCCTTCTACTGGGCGCACGCGGCCGGGATGGAAGCCGGTGCCGAGGTGAGCTGGGCCGCGCGCCCGCTGCTCACGCTGATGAAGATCCGCGCCCGCGACGGGCACGACACCTTCGACAGCGAGTACCAGAACGACCCCGTGGCCGGCGACAACGCCCCGTTCGCCAACATCATCCAGTTCTGGGTCAACCGCCTGACCGAGTGGGTGTTCTTCGGCGCGTGCGACCCCAGCCTGGGCAAGGCCGGCGCCAGCCGTGACCCTTCCGCGTTACTGGTGGGCGGATTCAACCGGCAAACCGGCATCCTCGACGTCGTCGAGGCCGCCATCAAGAAGCGCCTTCCGGATCGCATCATCGAAGACGTGATCGCCTACCAAGCCGAATACCGCTGCCTGCTTTGGGTCATCGAGACGGTGCAGTTCCAGGCCTTCCTCTACAGCGAGCTGGTCAAGCGCGCGGCCGCGCGCGGCATTCCCGTGCCGGCACGCGGCGTCACGCCCATCACCGACAAGCTGCTGCGCATCGAGAGCCTGCAGCCGCACGTCAAGAACGGCCTGATCCGACTCCACCCCGGCCAGACCACGCTGATCGACCAGCTGCGCCACTTTCCCAAGGCCGACCACGACGACGGCCCGGATGCCCTGCAGATGCTGTGGATGGCCTCTACGTCCATGGGCAACACCACCGAGGGTTTCCAGAGCCTTCGGCGGCATGCGGGGCGCTCGGACGCCTTCGACGACATGGACGGGTTCGAGTCACGGAGGATGTTCTGA
- a CDS encoding IS5 family transposase (programmed frameshift) gives MARMVLSDEQWASIEDLLPGKPSDRGRTAKDNRLFVEAVLWLARTGSPWRDLPPEFGNWHSTYVRFARWRDAGVWDRIAFALAGERDLARVFIDSTIVRAHQHACGAQKKVGPQALGRSRGGLTTKLHFAVDALGKPLRMILTAGQVADIECANELIAELPCASLVADKGYDANALVTSVEASGAQAVIPPRSNRIEPRQYDRSAYRERNLIERFFNRIKHFRRIATRYDKLARSYLAFVRVVCAVISYRYM, from the exons ATGGCTCGGATGGTGCTGTCGGATGAACAGTGGGCGTCGATCGAAGATCTGTTGCCCGGCAAGCCAAGCGATCGTGGGCGTACGGCCAAGGACAATCGGTTGTTCGTCGAGGCTGTGCTGTGGTTGGCGCGCACGGGCAGCCCTTGGCGCGACCTTCCGCCCGAGTTTGGTAACTGGCACTCGACGTACGTACGCTTTGCGCGTTGGCGCGATGCTGGCGTCTGGGACCGAATCGCCTTTGCGTTGGCCGGTGAGCGCGATCTGGCGCGGGTGTTCATCGACTCGACCATCGTGCGTGCCCACCAGCACGCCTGTGGCGCCCAAA AAAAAGTAGGGCCGCAGGCGCTGGGTCGCTCGCGTGGGGGGCTGACGACCAAACTGCATTTCGCGGTCGATGCTTTGGGCAAACCGCTGCGCATGATTCTGACCGCCGGACAGGTTGCCGACATCGAGTGTGCGAACGAGCTCATTGCCGAGTTGCCCTGCGCCAGCCTTGTGGCCGACAAAGGCTACGATGCCAACGCGTTGGTAACGAGCGTCGAAGCGTCCGGTGCGCAAGCGGTCATTCCGCCGCGCTCCAACCGCATCGAACCCAGGCAGTACGACCGCAGCGCCTACCGCGAACGCAACCTGATCGAGCGCTTCTTCAATCGCATCAAGCATTTTCGACGGATCGCCACGCGTTACGACAAACTCGCCCGCAGCTATCTGGCATTCGTGCGCGTTGTGTGTGCGGTGATTTCATATCGCTATATGTGA
- a CDS encoding chromosome partitioning protein ParA, producing the protein MKREFVRTENAKRFRAGIAMLEARGALEAGWMLVIGRPGEGKTTTLHNWAAEVGAVMLTAQEGWTPTRMLVELAEKLGIESVRGYERKIEETIAGEEIPIVLDESAFALGNNAACLERLRGITDKSCTLMVMAAMEQDRPKFARRMQIASRISYVCDFHKSTLDDVGAACRQLGEVEISPDLVERIHRDTDARMRLVMTAINRVEAVARRNGKKVVEAADVKGLALCEDFNRAVVRGGVRRAA; encoded by the coding sequence ATGAAACGTGAATTCGTCCGCACCGAGAACGCCAAGCGCTTTCGCGCCGGCATCGCCATGCTGGAGGCGCGCGGCGCGCTGGAGGCCGGCTGGATGCTGGTCATCGGCCGGCCCGGCGAAGGCAAGACCACCACGCTGCACAACTGGGCGGCCGAGGTGGGCGCGGTGATGCTCACCGCCCAGGAGGGCTGGACGCCCACGCGCATGCTCGTCGAATTGGCCGAGAAGCTCGGCATCGAGTCGGTGCGTGGGTACGAGCGCAAGATCGAGGAGACCATCGCCGGCGAGGAAATCCCCATCGTCTTGGATGAGTCCGCCTTCGCGCTGGGCAACAACGCCGCGTGCCTCGAGCGCCTGCGCGGCATCACCGACAAGAGCTGCACCTTGATGGTGATGGCCGCCATGGAGCAGGATCGGCCCAAGTTCGCCCGGCGCATGCAGATCGCCTCGCGCATCTCCTACGTGTGCGACTTCCACAAGAGCACGCTCGACGACGTCGGCGCCGCCTGCCGGCAGCTGGGTGAGGTGGAGATCTCCCCGGATCTGGTCGAGCGCATCCACCGCGATACCGACGCGCGCATGCGCCTGGTGATGACCGCCATCAACCGCGTCGAGGCGGTGGCGCGGCGCAACGGCAAGAAGGTCGTGGAAGCGGCCGACGTGAAGGGCCTGGCGCTGTGCGAGGACTTCAACCGGGCAGTGGTGCGCGGTGGCGTGCGGAGGGCCGCATGA
- a CDS encoding host-nuclease inhibitor Gam family protein, protein MPRKRISSEPALQTWDEVDTCLRNIGEIDRELALLEADQQERIDAIRASTKAAAEPLQNKKLGLEMAIKEFAEANRAEFVRAKTRGLTFGSVGFRISTKVVIKRIADTLQALKDLQLTQCIRVKEECDKEAMKNLPLETLHAVGATLKSEDAFGYEIKRDAIAEVA, encoded by the coding sequence ATGCCACGCAAACGCATCTCCAGCGAACCCGCGCTGCAAACCTGGGACGAGGTCGACACCTGCCTGCGCAACATCGGCGAGATCGACCGCGAACTGGCCCTGCTCGAAGCCGACCAGCAGGAACGCATCGACGCCATCCGCGCGTCCACCAAGGCCGCGGCCGAACCGCTGCAGAACAAGAAGCTCGGCCTCGAGATGGCCATCAAGGAATTCGCCGAGGCCAACCGCGCCGAGTTCGTCCGCGCCAAGACTCGCGGGCTGACCTTCGGCAGCGTCGGCTTTCGCATCTCGACCAAGGTCGTCATCAAGCGCATCGCCGACACCCTGCAGGCGCTCAAGGATCTGCAGCTCACGCAATGCATCCGCGTGAAGGAGGAGTGCGACAAGGAGGCGATGAAGAACCTGCCGCTTGAGACCCTGCACGCCGTCGGCGCCACCCTCAAGAGCGAAGACGCCTTCGGCTACGAGATCAAGCGCGACGCCATCGCGGAGGTCGCGTAA
- a CDS encoding Mor transcription activator family protein codes for MSKPAPLPAHLPESVIELVEVVGMSAALAIVEARGGIRFYVPVRFDPDHWLSKLVGCEAAQALIDYAAGDEIEVPRCAAALAAARERLIAAEAESGRSRAELARAYGYTERGIRKLLRRAEAREEERQADLF; via the coding sequence ATGAGCAAGCCCGCACCTCTGCCCGCGCATCTGCCCGAGTCCGTTATCGAACTGGTGGAAGTCGTCGGCATGAGCGCCGCGCTGGCCATCGTCGAGGCGCGCGGGGGCATTCGCTTCTATGTGCCGGTGCGCTTCGACCCCGACCACTGGTTGTCAAAGCTCGTCGGCTGCGAGGCCGCCCAGGCGCTCATCGACTACGCTGCCGGTGACGAGATCGAGGTGCCGCGCTGCGCGGCCGCGCTGGCCGCCGCGCGCGAGCGCCTCATCGCGGCCGAGGCCGAATCCGGCAGATCCCGTGCCGAGCTTGCTCGCGCCTATGGCTATACCGAGCGCGGCATCCGCAAGCTACTGCGCCGTGCCGAAGCCCGCGAGGAAGAGCGGCAGGCCGACCTGTTCTGA